A stretch of Myxococcus hansupus DNA encodes these proteins:
- a CDS encoding ADYC domain-containing protein translates to MKLRLRLLPPCLLGVLLAACGPTLDDVEAPLAQQAFAGDEDDPDSHSQGTQLHAAPVRAVQYDNALVRHDGAHREARLLLKAGGIVAVMPLIVNGSTRSLQRCSPTGSPPTGETRNCGFILDGQGVCTPGTRVNLVGGNSNSTRDRCEGAPVLRVCSGEAPCEHLGPGYLASGNSTFSMNACPAVEFVCPDSGVYTALAGPAAPFTSWTMEVSARKGTYPTTHKMMKGEELTGARLYQGATTSAQPWLDIVDVVNARENPVSEGSGAWDPSGQTYLYQVRYTPSGGTASVPLCSLGANWAVPVKGLFNLQGARTESTSSFTLGCDAGVIAKCYRWGYQPWRDGAQPGPITEAHWSCTRMARADYCGVGTSFTQDGTRIRPWDALTPAIIAPPEPNTSPEDLTFEAGWNTTGPTCLSHLRWQHLTASCVPLNPPIYDANGNIVNDCRDPNTPYGPGKCAEICDTAEEAALFYGSRVFNNSAINTL, encoded by the coding sequence ATGAAGCTCCGCCTCCGACTGCTCCCACCGTGTCTTCTCGGCGTGCTGCTCGCGGCCTGCGGCCCCACCCTGGATGACGTCGAAGCGCCCCTGGCCCAGCAAGCCTTCGCGGGTGACGAGGACGACCCTGACTCCCACTCCCAGGGCACCCAGCTCCACGCCGCCCCCGTGCGCGCCGTGCAGTACGACAACGCCCTCGTGCGACACGACGGCGCCCACCGGGAAGCCCGCCTCCTGTTGAAGGCCGGCGGCATCGTGGCGGTGATGCCCCTCATCGTGAATGGGAGCACGCGCAGCCTCCAGCGCTGCTCGCCCACGGGAAGCCCGCCCACGGGCGAGACTCGGAACTGTGGCTTCATCCTGGATGGACAGGGCGTCTGTACGCCGGGGACCCGCGTCAACCTCGTGGGCGGCAATAGCAACTCCACCCGCGACCGGTGCGAAGGCGCGCCCGTGCTCCGGGTCTGCTCCGGGGAGGCGCCCTGCGAGCACCTGGGCCCGGGCTATCTGGCCTCTGGCAACAGCACCTTCTCGATGAACGCCTGTCCCGCCGTCGAGTTCGTCTGCCCCGACAGCGGCGTCTACACCGCGCTCGCGGGCCCCGCCGCCCCCTTCACCTCCTGGACGATGGAGGTGTCGGCTCGCAAGGGCACCTACCCCACGACCCACAAGATGATGAAGGGCGAGGAGCTGACGGGCGCTCGGCTCTACCAGGGCGCGACGACCTCCGCGCAGCCCTGGCTGGACATCGTGGACGTCGTCAACGCGCGCGAGAACCCCGTCTCGGAGGGCTCCGGCGCATGGGACCCGTCCGGACAAACGTACCTCTACCAGGTGCGTTACACGCCCAGCGGCGGCACGGCCTCCGTGCCCCTGTGCTCCCTGGGCGCGAACTGGGCCGTGCCGGTGAAGGGCCTCTTCAACCTCCAGGGCGCGCGGACGGAGAGCACCTCCAGCTTCACGCTGGGCTGCGACGCGGGCGTCATCGCCAAGTGCTACCGCTGGGGCTACCAGCCGTGGCGTGACGGCGCGCAGCCCGGCCCCATCACCGAGGCGCACTGGTCCTGCACCCGCATGGCGCGCGCCGACTACTGCGGCGTGGGCACGTCCTTCACCCAGGACGGCACGCGCATCCGCCCCTGGGACGCGCTGACGCCGGCCATCATCGCCCCGCCCGAGCCGAACACGAGCCCGGAGGACCTGACCTTCGAGGCGGGCTGGAACACGACGGGCCCCACGTGCCTCAGCCACCTGCGCTGGCAGCACCTGACGGCGTCCTGCGTGCCGCTCAATCCGCCCATCTACGACGCGAACGGCAACATCGTGAATGACTGCCGGGACCCGAACACGCCGTATGGCCCGGGCAAGTGCGCGGAGATTTGCGACACCGCCGAGGAAGCCGCCTTGTTCTACGGCAGCCGCGTCTTCAACAACTCCGCCATCAACACGCTCTGA